Genomic window (Streptomyces sp. TG1A-60):
GCCCACCGCGGTCATCGTGCCGACCGCCAGTGCCAGTGCCGCCGCGGTCCGCATCGCCTTGAGCTTGCGCATCGTTCTCCCTTGGTCGTGGGTCTTGCCGCATGCTGTCGACATCAGATTTGCCCCGCTGCTCACCGGGATCGACGGGTTTCCTGTTGCCCGCCTGTGAGCTGTCCGGGAAACCCTTCATGACCTGGGGAAACACTCGACCGGAGGCAACGCGGGAGGCCTGGGCGGAGGGTAAGCGGAATCCCGTCGCGCACAATCCGTGCGCGATCCATTGACGCCTACATGCCCCCCTCTTATCTTCTGACCGAAGTTCCGCACGATGTACGACATATCGAACAAAACAACATCCTCACGCCTCAGGGCAGTTCACGCAGAAATGAGACGAGCGTTGAACAGAACCCTCAGGGCGGTCCTCGCCCTCCTCACCTCGGTGGCCGCCCTCCTGGGGCTCACCACCGCCCTCGGCGGCACGGCCGGAGCCGCGGCCCCGCCCGCCGGACAGGCGACGCGGTACACCATGACCGCGTTCACCAACAGCAGCGAGTCGAACATGTACGTCTACGACTCGCCGGACGCCACCGGGTTCACCCTCCAGAAGGGCCCGGCGTACACCCCGCCCTCCGGCCTGATCCGCGACCCCAGCATCTTCAAGCACACGGACGGCTACTACTACCTCACCTACACCACCCGCACCTGGTCGGCGCTGTCCACCACCATCGGATTCGCCCGCTCCACCGACCGCCTCAACTGGACCTTCCTGTACGACCACACGGTCCCGATCAACGGTCTGCAGCGCTCCTGGGCGCCGGAGTGGTTCGTCGACAGCGACGGCAGCGTCAACATCATCCTGTCGGCGTCCGTGGCGGCCGACGGCGAGTGGACCTTCAAGCCGTACAAGCTGACGGCCACCAACTCCGCGCTCACCGCCTGGTCCACGCCCACCGTGCTGTCGGGTCTCGGCCCGAACTACATCGACACCTTCATCGTCAAGACCGGCTCCACCTACCACGCGTTCACCAAGAACGAGACGACGAAGTACATCGAGTACGCCACCGCCTCCAGCCTCACCGGCCCGTACACCTTCAAGAAGACCGGCAACTGGACCGGCTTCGGCTCCTACGTCGAGGGCCCGGCGCTCGTACCGCTCGACAACGGTGGCTGGCGGATCTTCTACGACGCCTACTCGGCCAAGAAGTACTGGTACAGCGACAGCTACGACAACTTCGCCACCTGGTCGACCCCGACCGAGCTGCCGGGCCTCTCCGGATTCGCACGGCACCTGACCGTGCTGAAGGAGACCGTCTCCGGCGGCGTCACTCTGCCGACCGACACCACCCGGTCCCTCCGGTCCGTCAACTTCACCGGCCGCTACGCCCTGGCCCGCTCCGACAGCCTCGGCTATCTCGACCCGGTGACCTCCTCCAGCACCACCGCCGTCAAGCAGAGCGCGACCCTCACGATCGTGCCCGGCCTCGCGGACGCCAACTGCTACTCCTTCCGCGACTCCGCCGGCCGCTATCTGCGGCACTGGGACTTCCGGGTCCGCTTCGACACGGACAACGGCACGACCGTGTTCGACAAGGACGCCACGTACTGCGCCCGGCCGGGCACGGCCTCCGGCTCGGTCCGTCTGGAGTCGTACAACTATCCGGGCCGCTACCTCCGGCACTACAACTACGAGCTGCGGGTGGACCAGTACCAGGCCACGGACACGTTCCGCGCCGACAGCTCCTTCACGGTGGTGAGCCCCTGGGCCTGACCGGAATCAGATCCTCCGGCCCATGGACGACGACGGTGTCGCCCGTGCCGAGCACGGGCGGCACCGTCGCGTTCTCCTACCGGTCGCCGGCCACCGCCACCGGTGCCGGGGTGTACCCGGCGGGCCGGGTGGTGAATGTGCCCCGACCCTGGGTGCGGCTGCGCAGGCGGGTCGCGTAGCCGAACAGTTCGGCCAGCGGCACGGTGGCGGTGACGACCACCGAGCCCGCCCGGGGCACGGAGTCCGAGACCCGGCCGCGGCGCGCCGCGAGGTCGCCGAGCACCCCGCCCACGGCGTCCCCGGGCACGGTGACCGTCAGCCCACGGAGAACCCAGGTGAGGCAGGCCCTCAGTGCTTCCGGGAGCGGCGGTGGGGATGCGGAATGTGGTGCGGTTCGTGGAGGTACCAATAGCGGCCGACGAGGGCGCCGCCGAAGACGACGAAGCCGACCCC
Coding sequences:
- a CDS encoding glycoside hydrolase family 43 protein — its product is MNRTLRAVLALLTSVAALLGLTTALGGTAGAAAPPAGQATRYTMTAFTNSSESNMYVYDSPDATGFTLQKGPAYTPPSGLIRDPSIFKHTDGYYYLTYTTRTWSALSTTIGFARSTDRLNWTFLYDHTVPINGLQRSWAPEWFVDSDGSVNIILSASVAADGEWTFKPYKLTATNSALTAWSTPTVLSGLGPNYIDTFIVKTGSTYHAFTKNETTKYIEYATASSLTGPYTFKKTGNWTGFGSYVEGPALVPLDNGGWRIFYDAYSAKKYWYSDSYDNFATWSTPTELPGLSGFARHLTVLKETVSGGVTLPTDTTRSLRSVNFTGRYALARSDSLGYLDPVTSSSTTAVKQSATLTIVPGLADANCYSFRDSAGRYLRHWDFRVRFDTDNGTTVFDKDATYCARPGTASGSVRLESYNYPGRYLRHYNYELRVDQYQATDTFRADSSFTVVSPWA